In one window of Drosophila innubila isolate TH190305 chromosome 2L unlocalized genomic scaffold, UK_Dinn_1.0 4_B_2L, whole genome shotgun sequence DNA:
- the LOC117779799 gene encoding uncharacterized protein LOC117779799 encodes MPQPFKLLATTLLLVHCIVACPPEVCVCKWKGGKQTVECGGQQLSTLPEGMDPGTQVLNFSGNGLQVLQSERFLRMDLLNLQKIYLSRNQLIRIHEKAFRGLTNLVELDLSENTLQHVPSETFQDYSSLMRLSLSGNPIRELKTSAFRHLSFLTTLELSNCQVERIENEAFVGMDNLEWLRLDGNRIAFIQGAHILPKSLHGISLHSNRWNCDCRLLDVHSWLVSHNIPLAEEPKCMEPARLKGQGIKGLQRTQLACLPEVSPQSSYTEVSEGRNMSITCLVRAIPEPKVLWLFNGQVMSNDSLMDNLHMYYYIDESGGSGAEEKRSEIFIYNVGAEDNGTFSCVGQNVAGTTFSNYTLRVIIKEPPVVNEVSFPRDYMNYIVASSAGGGIIFAVLLCTIVVKCKRSTEPAKRKKCDQVTSIAGGSDSSNGNGQDTAMMKCASILNDGDSLNGGAGLLLSENLTPTKGSNGSCGGGLILGGQMKQNLLLYATPNPHSHPHPLPHPHPHSQLQLNVNMMNAAAAAGSPPLLLSNGLAAAYCSPPASLRNYQEKNPDLVNDAESVKHKLKTAVSLDGTADYENASECGQYEGCYQLAATTPHAHTMLGMGSRFAAAMTTLPRGMQLKSVLGAQAAAAGATSPHQVDVHLNPVCFLGQDGYAYDYSSAHLVQQQHQQQQQQQQQQQQQNFYRTLPHNRTHKQQQQQQFAAAAAAQNASLRYSLEAEFIQRAPVVGYEKYQLPNVRFTAEGYPQQQQQQQQQQQQQLQLQQQFPSPPEGYKSSDLPMPSFQQWPSCLPGYHAQPLRYGIAQSPTQAIAAAASTASTLDTNNSNSNPSNTSNTSKTSNNNNTINGSETIPELDESETSPSGSDAAIADECPGSSSNSNNTESTDASKLKQLNGPLADSPDEGYVGEAPETSDI; translated from the exons ATGCCACAACCATTTAAATTACTTGCAACAACACTGCTCCTGGTGCACTGCATCGTTGCCTGTCCGCCGGAGGTGTGTGTCTGCAAATGGAAGGGCGGTAAGCAGACCGTCGAGTGCGGCGGCCAGCAGCTGTCGACGCTGCCGGAGGGCATGGATCCGGGCACACAGGTGCTTAACTTTAGCGGCAATGGATTGCAGGTGCTGCAAAGTGAGCGTTTCCTGCGCATGGATCTCTTAAATCTACAGAAGATCTACTTGTCTCGCAACCAATTGATACGCATACACGAGAAGGCCTTTCGGGGCCTGACCAATCTTGTGGAGCTGGATCTGAGCGAGAATACGCTGCAACATGTGCCCAGCGAGACATTCCAGGACTACAGCTCCTTGATGCGTCTCTCGCTGAGCGGGAATCCCATACGTGAACTCAAGACTTCAGCCTTTAGGCACTTATCGTTCCTGACCACACTGGAGCTATCCAACTGTCAGGTGGAACGCATCGAGAACGAGGCCTTTGTCGGCATGGACAATCTGGAGTGGCTGCGTCTCGATGGCAATCGCATTGCCTTCATCCAGGGAGCACACATCCTGCCCAAATCCTTGCATGGCATCAGTTTGCACAGCAATCGCTGGAACTGCGACTGCCGACTCTTGGATGTCCACAGCTGGCTGGTTAGCCACAATATACCCTTGGCCGAGGAGCCCAAGTGCATGGAGCCGGCCCGACTCAAGGGTCAGGGGATCAAGGGACTGCAGCGCACACAGCTCGCCTGTCTGCCCGAGGTCAGTCCACAGTCCAGTTACACGGAGGTGAGCGAGGGCCGTAACATGTCCATCACGTGCCTGGTGAGGGCCATTCCTGAGCCAAAGGTGCTTTGGTTATTCAATGGCCAGGTGATGAGCAACGATAGCTTGATGGACAACCTGCACATGTATTACTACATCGATGAGAGCGGAGGAAGTGGCGCCGAGGAGAAGCGCAGCGAGATCTTCATCTACAATGTGGGAGCCGAGGATAATGGCACCTTTTCGTGTGTGGGTCAGAATGTAGCCGGCACCACCTTCAGCAATTACACGTTGCGTGTGATTATCAAGGAGCCGCCGGTGGTGAATGAGGTGTCCTTCCCCAGAGACTACATGAACTACATTGTGGCGAGCAGTGCCGGCGGTGGCATCATCTTTGCCGTGCTCCTCTGCACCATTGTGGTCAAGTGCAAGCGCAGCACGGAGCCGGCCAAGCGCAAGAAATGCGACCAGGTGACGAGCATTGCCGGTGGCTCGGACTCCAGCAATGGGAATGGCCAGGACACGGCCATGATGAAATGCGCCTCGATACTCAATGATGGCGATAGCTTAAATGGCGGAGCTGGGCTGCTCCTTAGCGAGAATCTGACACCGACCAAGGGCAGCAATGGCAGT TG CGGCGGTGGTCTAATCCTTGGTGGCCAAATGAAACAGAATTTGCTGCTCTATGCCACGCCCAATCCGCATTCGCATCCACATCCGcttccacatccacatccacattcgCAACTGCAACTCAATGTGAACATGATGAATGCTGCCGCGGCTGCCGGTTCCCCGCCCCTCCTCCTCAGCAATGGACTGGCAGCCGCCTACTGCTCCCCGCCCGCATCGTTGCGCAACTACCAGGAGAAGAATCCCGACCTGGTCAACGATGCGGAGAGTGTAAAGCATAAGCTGAAGACGGCCGTCTCGTTGGATGGCACTGCAGACTATGAGAATGCCAGCGAATGTGGCCAATACGAGGGTTGCTACCagctggcagcaacaacacctcATGCCCACACAATGCTCGGCATGGGATCACGTTTTGCCGCCGCCATGACGACCCTGCCACGTGGCATGCAGCTGAAATCGGTGCTGGGTGCACAGGCGGCAGCTGCAGGTGCCACATCGCCACATCAGGTGGATGTGCATTTGAATCCCGTTTGCTTTTTGGGACAGGATGGATATGCTTATGATTACAGCAGTGCGCACTTGGTGCAGCAG caacatcagcagcagcaacagcagcagcaacagcagcagcaacagaactTTTACCGTACACTGCCACACAATCGCACCcacaagcaacagcagcaacaacaatttgcggCTGCGGCAGCTGCACAAAATGCCAGCTTACGTTACAGCCTCGAGGCGGAGTTCATACAACGTGCCCCGGTTGTTGGCTATGAGAAGTATCAGTTGCCCAATGTGCGTTTCACAGCCGAGGGttatccacaacaacaacaacaacaacaacaacagcagcagcaacagttgcaactgcagcagcaatttCCGTCGCCACCCGAAGGCTACAAGAGCAGCGATCTGCCGATGCCCAGCTTCCAGCAGTGGCCAAGCTGCCTGCCCGGATATCATGCCCAGCCGCTGCGTTACGGCATCGCACAGTCGCCAACGCAGGCGATTGCTGCCGCAGCGTCAACAGCATCCACGTtggacaccaacaacagcaacagcaacccaAGCAACACAAGCAACACGAGCAaaacgagcaacaacaacaacacaatcaATGGCAGCGAGACAATTCCCGAGCTGGACGAGAGTGAAACTTCGCCCAGCGGTTCGGATGCCGCCATAGCGGATGAATGtcctggcagcagcagcaacagcaacaacaccgaGTCAACCGATGCGTCCAAGCTGAAGCAACTCAACGGACCCCTTGCGGACAGTCCGGACGAGGGGTATGTGGGGGAGGCGCCGGAGACGAGCGATATTTGA